One stretch of Actinopolymorpha sp. NPDC004070 DNA includes these proteins:
- a CDS encoding TraR/DksA C4-type zinc finger protein, which produces MCGTVSPYVRRAEVDVVKQAGDTGEETGVPGGNATAAKRTTSAKKTASAKKTTSAKKAASAKKAAPAKKAASGKKATSATKATSGGKASAPKKASAEQAGPPEPEPGTPGEQAAPRPRTDLEQADLEPADVAGRAARLVVRPDEKPWTPAELDGVYQELTGDVGRLEDELHSAAADIADLLRDSGDGAGDDEADTGSKTFEREHEISLANNTRDMLAQTRRALAKIDDGTYGVCEGCGEPIGKARLLAFPRATLCVSCKQREERR; this is translated from the coding sequence ATGTGCGGGACGGTCTCGCCGTACGTGCGCAGGGCGGAGGTCGACGTGGTGAAGCAGGCAGGCGACACCGGCGAGGAGACGGGCGTGCCCGGCGGGAACGCGACAGCCGCGAAGAGAACCACGTCGGCGAAGAAGACGGCATCCGCGAAGAAGACCACGTCGGCGAAGAAGGCGGCATCCGCCAAGAAGGCCGCGCCCGCGAAGAAGGCGGCATCCGGCAAGAAGGCCACCTCCGCGACGAAGGCCACCTCGGGCGGGAAGGCGTCGGCACCGAAGAAGGCCTCGGCCGAGCAGGCGGGACCGCCGGAACCCGAGCCCGGTACGCCCGGTGAGCAGGCAGCCCCCAGGCCGCGGACCGACCTGGAGCAGGCAGACCTGGAGCCGGCCGACGTGGCCGGGCGGGCCGCGCGGCTGGTGGTCCGTCCGGACGAGAAGCCGTGGACGCCGGCGGAGCTGGACGGGGTCTACCAGGAGCTGACCGGAGACGTCGGCCGCCTGGAGGACGAGCTGCACTCCGCCGCCGCCGACATCGCCGACCTGCTGCGCGACAGCGGGGACGGCGCCGGGGACGACGAGGCCGACACCGGCTCGAAGACTTTCGAGCGCGAGCACGAGATCTCCCTCGCCAACAACACCAGGGACATGCTCGCCCAGACCCGCCGGGCACTGGCCAAGATCGACGACGGCACCTACGGCGTGTGCGAGGGCTGCGGCGAACCCATAGGCAAGGCTCGGTTGCTCGCATTCCCTCGTGCGACACTGTGCGTGTCATGCAAACAGAGGGAAGAGCGTCGCTGA